In Labilibaculum sp. DW002, the genomic window TTCGGCGATTGTTTTTTGTTGTATATCTTGAACTGTGATCATGTCGTGTTTGTTTTTAGCTTTTACTAGTCTACTTTTCGTCCTTCTTATCACTCATGTCAATCTTTCGAACATTACCCATTTGGTAAGATTCACCAATTCGGGTTTCACCCAAACAATATGAGCAAAGAGCCGATGGCATTGAAAATCTCAACTTCTCACCAACAAGTGTTTTCACTTCAACTTTATCATCATATAAAAGAGTACTTAACTCATAAGCTCCCTGCCCCGTTAAACCATTTACGTGCATAATCGTCGCTCCTGGATTCACCGTATTTACTCTTGAAGCAAACACTTCACGCTCAGCCTGAGAAACGATATCGCCTTTTGTGATGATAACAATATCAGCCGTTTTTAGCATGGGTCCAATCTTCTTTGGCGTATTAATACCACTTAAATTATCTATTACACAAACAGCAGTAACAGTTTTGATGTATGGAGAACAACGGTTACACAAACCTGCCGATTCTGTAATTAACAAATCCAATCCCTCTTTCAATCCCCACTGTGTTACTTCCTCAATATTACTTACAAAATAATGATCCGGACAAAGCGAACCCGAAAGTCCTTTCTTAACTTTTACTCCTGCTTTTTCGTATAGTATATCGTCATCGGTATACAAACAGTCGAATTTGACAACTCCAACCTTTAAACCACGCTTTTGAACGGAGTCAATAGTCTTTAAAATAACGGCTGTTTTTCCTGATGAAGGAGGTCCTGATACTGTAACTAAATTCATATCTGGTGCTGTTTAAGTATTCAATTTTTTTTACTGATTTTACGATTATTAATCGTTGCTTGGTGTATAATTCAAAGGTCCTAAATTTGCAAACGATTCATCCTGTATGGATTTCTTAAAGATAGCTTCACATTTTGTAATTAACGAACCAATATCGTTACTATTGATATAATCCCAACCCAACCACATAAACTTATTCTTTTCTGGAAGTCTGTTATCGACTTCAGGATTTATACTAGGGAATAAACCTTGATGTGAAAGAATTTCACCAACACCTTTTGATGCAAAGAAATCAATAACATCCTGAGTTTTATCCAATTTATCTTTCTTTGTTAGCATGAAAATAGGACTAATAATAGCTCCATCTTCTGGCCAAACCGCAACCATACTACCACCCTCTTTCACCATTTTAGTAAAGAAATAAGGCATAATAGTAATGGCTGGTCTATCCTTTTTCTTCGTATGTGATTTCACCATTTGCGATGGGTGCATACTTTCCAAAAGACATTCTCCTAAGCCTTTAACACCTTCTTCACCATAAG contains:
- a CDS encoding GTP-binding protein, which gives rise to MNLVTVSGPPSSGKTAVILKTIDSVQKRGLKVGVVKFDCLYTDDDILYEKAGVKVKKGLSGSLCPDHYFVSNIEEVTQWGLKEGLDLLITESAGLCNRCSPYIKTVTAVCVIDNLSGINTPKKIGPMLKTADIVIITKGDIVSQAEREVFASRVNTVNPGATIMHVNGLTGQGAYELSTLLYDDKVEVKTLVGEKLRFSMPSALCSYCLGETRIGESYQMGNVRKIDMSDKKDEK